A genomic region of Desulfosarcina ovata subsp. ovata contains the following coding sequences:
- a CDS encoding ATP-binding protein, with the protein MNQRLSVKLPLKLAIVGGGRACKFFLKLIRLGNLPYLQIDIIGVCDINPRAEGYRMAQRMGIYTTTDFRDLFSLEGLDGIIELTSNRDLLVELIQLRPPRIGIVEHNIGRLLRDLFTVDQKLRSAEQQIVFEKALRDFLIQQNQQCIVVINTDFTIDSVNDAYLETVNKTRDEVIGTPCYQVIHGLAAPCDALRNGMVCPMLETLRTGQSTQGIHPMTTGETVSTLYDIVTYPVRNAKGETVRVIELWMDIEREIASRWKKREQELKSDLNKLIQEDRMISLGKLVASCVHEINNPIQGLLTFSHIMKEMLTADSLNPTEIGKMRKFTELMADELERCGKIISGLLSFSRESHKAFRAVNLNEVVSTVVDLVRHRIELQDLYFKMTLTDAPLFVHGDINRLQQCFLNLIFNAIEAMRPGGNLGITSHLISDKQLAEVAIHDTGHGIPHKHLNHIFDPFFTTKAMGEGTGMGLSIVYGVVKNHRGEIRVDSTVDQGTTFTIQLPLVGKADAPGRNKG; encoded by the coding sequence ATGAACCAACGACTTTCAGTAAAACTGCCCCTGAAACTGGCCATTGTCGGTGGCGGGCGGGCGTGTAAATTCTTCCTCAAGCTGATTCGCCTGGGCAACCTGCCTTACCTGCAGATTGATATTATCGGGGTCTGTGACATCAACCCCCGGGCCGAGGGGTACCGCATGGCCCAACGCATGGGAATCTACACCACCACCGATTTCAGGGATCTATTTTCCCTCGAGGGCCTGGACGGCATCATCGAACTAACCAGCAATCGGGACCTGCTGGTCGAACTGATTCAGCTTCGCCCTCCCCGTATCGGGATCGTCGAGCACAATATCGGCCGCCTGCTCCGGGACCTGTTCACGGTTGACCAGAAACTCCGCTCGGCCGAGCAGCAGATTGTGTTTGAAAAAGCGCTGCGCGACTTCCTGATTCAGCAGAATCAACAATGCATCGTGGTGATCAACACCGATTTCACCATCGATTCGGTCAATGACGCCTATCTCGAAACCGTCAACAAAACCCGCGACGAGGTCATCGGCACGCCCTGCTACCAGGTGATCCACGGATTGGCGGCCCCCTGCGACGCCCTGCGCAACGGCATGGTCTGTCCCATGCTGGAAACCCTGCGCACCGGTCAATCGACCCAGGGCATCCATCCGATGACCACCGGGGAAACAGTGTCGACCCTCTATGACATCGTCACCTACCCGGTACGCAATGCCAAAGGCGAAACCGTACGGGTCATTGAACTCTGGATGGACATCGAACGGGAAATCGCCTCCCGCTGGAAAAAACGCGAGCAGGAACTGAAATCGGATCTGAACAAACTGATCCAGGAGGATCGCATGATCTCACTGGGCAAGCTGGTGGCCAGCTGTGTCCATGAAATCAACAACCCGATTCAAGGGCTCCTCACCTTCAGCCACATCATGAAGGAAATGCTGACCGCCGACAGCCTGAATCCGACGGAAATCGGGAAAATGCGCAAATTTACCGAACTCATGGCCGATGAACTCGAACGCTGCGGCAAGATCATCAGCGGCCTGCTCTCTTTCTCCCGCGAATCCCACAAGGCCTTCCGGGCCGTCAATCTCAATGAGGTCGTTTCAACGGTGGTCGACCTGGTCCGGCATCGCATTGAACTGCAGGATCTCTACTTCAAGATGACCCTCACCGATGCGCCACTTTTCGTGCATGGGGACATCAACCGCCTGCAGCAATGTTTTCTCAACCTGATTTTCAATGCCATCGAGGCCATGCGCCCGGGAGGCAACCTCGGCATCACATCACACCTGATCAGCGACAAGCAGCTGGCCGAGGTCGCCATTCACGACACCGGCCATGGCATCCCCCACAAACACCTGAACCACATCTTCGATCCCTTCTTCACCACCAAAGCCATGGGAGAAGGCACTGGCATGGGCCTGTCCATCGTTTACGGGGTCGTAAAAAACCATCGGGGGGAAATTCGGGTCGATAGTACCGTTGATCAGGGCACCACGTTTACCATTCAGCTTCCGCTTGTGGGAAAGGCCGATGCACCTGGCCGGAACAAGGGATAG
- a CDS encoding class I SAM-dependent methyltransferase has translation MTATQEGKTPLPIDPIKGFMDPTEGQALYDIALEASQKGPCLEIGSYCGKSAVCLGSACRENGAVLFSIDHHRGSEEQQPGEAYFDPALFDFNTFTMDTLPHFRQTLALAGLEETVVPIVSRSEVVARNWATPLALVFIDGGHAFETARCDYECWADHIISGGYLLIHDIFENPADGGQAPWEVYKLAVASGSFEELPRIGTLGILKRKGEPG, from the coding sequence TTGACCGCGACCCAAGAAGGAAAAACCCCCTTGCCAATCGACCCGATCAAGGGCTTCATGGACCCGACCGAAGGCCAGGCGCTTTACGATATTGCCTTGGAGGCCTCCCAAAAGGGTCCCTGCCTGGAGATCGGCAGCTATTGCGGAAAGTCGGCGGTCTGCCTGGGCAGTGCCTGCCGCGAAAACGGGGCCGTGCTTTTTTCCATCGACCACCACCGCGGCTCCGAGGAGCAGCAGCCCGGTGAGGCGTACTTCGATCCCGCGCTGTTCGATTTCAATACGTTTACCATGGACACCCTGCCGCATTTTCGCCAAACCCTGGCTCTGGCCGGCCTGGAGGAGACCGTGGTGCCCATTGTCAGCCGCTCGGAGGTGGTGGCCAGAAACTGGGCCACGCCGCTCGCCCTGGTCTTTATCGACGGCGGCCACGCCTTTGAGACGGCCCGCTGCGACTACGAATGCTGGGCCGACCACATCATTTCCGGCGGCTACCTCTTGATCCACGACATTTTCGAAAACCCGGCCGACGGCGGCCAGGCGCCTTGGGAGGTATACAAATTGGCGGTCGCTTCGGGTTCGTTCGAGGAACTGCCGCGCATCGGTACGCTGGGGATTCTGAAGCGGAAAGGCGAGCCTGGCTGA
- a CDS encoding ribonuclease J, with product MLKLVPLGGLGEIGLNMMVVEYGDTIFVIDAGLMFPEAYMLGVDYVIPDMDYLRQNRSRLSGVILTHAHEDHIGALPFLLREISIPVFGTPFTLGVVRHKLEEHDLLASTSMHEVLPRERLKIGPFDVEFIRVNHSIVDGVGLAIRTPVGMVIHTGDFKMSHTTMDGMLTDVNRFAQCGEEGVLALLSDSTNVEKEGHTISSQEIGNELARITEAAKGRIIVALFASNIARIQQIVNIARMRGRKIVFNGRSIEVSVSIARKLGYLNIPEGMEIDIDELSGYLDDEIIMVTTGSQGEPMSALSRMSAGTHKQIKIHSDDTVVLSSKFIPGNEKAIGNIINNLYRQGADVVYEKISRIHVSGHAFREELKMMLNLTKPKFFMPVHGEYRHLVLHTRLAREVGIPEDHLILAQNGQVIELDENGFQIRSSIGAGRVLIDGKGIGDVGRSVLKERRILSEEGLVVVNMAFDEETGIVVYGPDIVSRGFVFETETGHLLQDAQCVILEIVEDVTPDVPNRVDKIRSRLQTALRQYFFFAIGRRPVILPFLVEV from the coding sequence ATGCTCAAACTGGTCCCCCTGGGCGGCCTCGGAGAAATCGGCCTCAACATGATGGTCGTGGAGTACGGCGATACCATCTTTGTCATCGATGCCGGCCTGATGTTTCCCGAAGCTTACATGCTGGGCGTCGATTATGTTATCCCGGACATGGACTACCTGCGGCAGAATCGCAGCCGGCTCTCCGGGGTCATCCTTACCCATGCCCACGAGGATCATATCGGCGCACTGCCGTTTTTGCTGCGGGAGATCAGCATCCCCGTGTTCGGAACGCCGTTTACCCTGGGAGTGGTGCGACACAAGCTGGAGGAGCACGATCTGCTGGCCAGTACATCGATGCATGAGGTGCTGCCGCGCGAGCGACTTAAAATTGGCCCCTTTGATGTGGAATTCATCCGTGTCAACCACAGCATCGTGGACGGGGTCGGGCTGGCCATCCGAACGCCGGTGGGCATGGTGATTCACACCGGTGATTTCAAGATGAGCCACACCACCATGGACGGCATGCTCACCGATGTCAACCGGTTTGCCCAGTGCGGCGAGGAGGGGGTGCTGGCCCTGTTGTCGGACTCCACCAACGTGGAGAAGGAAGGTCACACCATCTCCTCCCAGGAGATCGGCAACGAGTTGGCACGCATCACCGAGGCGGCCAAGGGACGGATCATCGTGGCTCTGTTCGCCTCCAACATTGCGCGAATTCAGCAGATCGTCAACATCGCCCGTATGCGCGGCCGCAAGATCGTTTTTAACGGCCGCAGCATCGAGGTCAGTGTTTCCATTGCCCGCAAGCTGGGCTACCTGAACATCCCCGAGGGTATGGAAATCGATATCGACGAACTCAGCGGCTACCTCGACGACGAGATCATCATGGTCACCACGGGCAGTCAGGGCGAGCCCATGTCGGCGCTGTCGCGGATGTCCGCCGGCACCCACAAGCAGATCAAGATCCACTCCGACGATACGGTGGTGCTCTCTTCCAAATTCATTCCGGGCAACGAAAAAGCCATTGGCAACATCATCAACAATCTTTACCGGCAGGGCGCCGATGTGGTTTACGAGAAAATTTCGCGGATCCATGTTTCCGGCCACGCCTTCCGGGAAGAGCTCAAGATGATGCTCAACCTGACCAAACCGAAGTTTTTCATGCCCGTGCATGGCGAATACCGCCATCTGGTGTTGCATACCCGGCTGGCCCGCGAGGTGGGCATTCCCGAAGACCACCTGATCCTGGCGCAGAACGGGCAGGTCATCGAACTGGATGAGAACGGTTTTCAGATTCGGAGCAGCATCGGTGCCGGACGGGTGCTGATCGACGGCAAAGGTATCGGCGACGTGGGCCGTAGCGTGCTCAAGGAGCGGCGGATTCTTTCCGAAGAGGGGCTGGTGGTGGTCAACATGGCCTTTGACGAGGAGACCGGCATTGTCGTGTACGGACCGGACATTGTGTCGCGCGGGTTTGTTTTTGAAACCGAGACCGGCCACCTGCTCCAGGATGCCCAGTGCGTGATCCTGGAAATTGTGGAAGATGTGACCCCGGATGTGCCCAATCGCGTGGATAAGATCCGGTCACGGCTCCAGACGGCCCTGCGTCAGTATTTCTTTTTCGCCATCGGCCGCCGGCCGGTGATTCTCCCCTTTCTGGTGGAGGTGTAG
- a CDS encoding lysophospholipid acyltransferase family protein produces the protein MLKSLIDKLQTAVIVVWTIVATTAIGITVILCSFFSHTGNFPHLLARLWANSILWVSRVKITVVGAERLDQKRSYIYMANHQSNADIPLLLGRLPVQFRWLAKAELFRIPIFGRAMRGVGYISIDRSNRKSAFESLTRAARTIRDGTSVLIFPEGTRSPDGNLLPFKKGGFVLAVDSGVPIVPIVIRGTRDIVPKGHFMIRPTPVRMEILDPLETADYTRKTKDALLQRVRTILTEHLENGPQES, from the coding sequence ATGCTCAAATCCCTGATCGATAAATTGCAGACCGCCGTCATCGTCGTGTGGACGATTGTGGCCACGACCGCCATCGGGATCACCGTCATCCTGTGCTCTTTTTTCAGCCATACAGGCAATTTCCCGCATCTGCTGGCACGGTTGTGGGCCAATTCGATCCTGTGGGTGAGCCGGGTGAAAATTACGGTCGTCGGTGCCGAACGGCTGGATCAAAAGCGATCCTACATTTACATGGCCAACCACCAGAGCAATGCTGATATCCCCCTGCTGCTGGGACGCCTGCCGGTCCAGTTCCGCTGGCTGGCCAAGGCCGAGCTGTTCAGAATTCCCATTTTCGGGCGCGCCATGCGCGGGGTCGGGTACATCAGCATTGACCGCTCCAACCGCAAGTCGGCTTTTGAGAGCCTGACAAGGGCCGCACGCACCATTCGCGACGGAACCAGCGTGCTGATCTTTCCCGAAGGCACCCGCAGCCCCGACGGCAATCTTTTGCCCTTCAAAAAAGGCGGCTTTGTGCTGGCGGTGGATTCGGGGGTGCCCATCGTTCCGATCGTTATCCGGGGCACCCGGGACATCGTTCCCAAAGGCCACTTCATGATCCGGCCCACGCCGGTGCGCATGGAGATTCTCGATCCATTGGAGACGGCCGACTACACCCGCAAAACCAAGGACGCCCTTTTGCAGCGGGTACGCACCATCCTTACGGAGCACCTCGAAAACGGCCCACAGGAGTCCTAA
- the mads3 gene encoding methylation-associated defense system AAA family ATPase MAD3 has translation MITLIEANNYRCLHYIRQHLEPFQVLVGPNASGKTTFLDVVSFLGDFVSEGPISAISKRTKNFEDLLFWRKGDGFELAIEATVPEKIRDLLRDPDFKTIRYEIALQFDQTSQEISIRAEKVLLKVLERKPVECQRSLFPSALNPPETIITASRLKGTSVIVNKVPDGNDNYYSEVYREKGKGWAPSFKLGPQKSALANLPADEANFPATSWLRNLLTENVTQLMLNSLLIRQASPPGQGRNFKADGSNLPWVIDRLKSTDENRFTHWISHLRTALPDLENVRTIEREDDRHRYLMLEYSGGLKVPSWMASDGTLRLMALSIPAYLPNFSGIYLIEEPENGIHPRAVDTMFQSLSSVYDAQILVATHSPVVLSLVEPRNVLCFAKTDQGAVDIVNGDEHPALKDWKGEANLGVLFAGGVLG, from the coding sequence ATGATTACCCTCATCGAAGCCAATAACTATCGCTGTCTACATTACATCAGGCAACATCTTGAACCTTTTCAAGTTTTGGTTGGGCCGAATGCCAGTGGCAAAACAACCTTTCTGGACGTCGTATCCTTTTTAGGGGATTTTGTCTCGGAAGGACCGATATCAGCGATCAGCAAAAGAACTAAAAATTTTGAGGACCTGCTTTTTTGGCGAAAAGGCGACGGTTTTGAATTGGCCATCGAAGCGACCGTGCCAGAAAAAATACGTGATTTGTTACGTGACCCTGACTTTAAAACGATCCGCTATGAAATCGCTTTGCAATTCGATCAAACCAGCCAGGAAATATCGATCCGTGCTGAAAAAGTGCTTTTAAAAGTTCTGGAGCGCAAACCGGTGGAATGCCAGCGGTCCCTTTTTCCATCGGCATTAAACCCTCCTGAAACGATAATAACAGCGTCAAGGCTAAAAGGCACATCGGTCATTGTCAACAAAGTTCCAGACGGAAATGACAATTACTACTCCGAAGTTTACCGTGAAAAGGGGAAGGGCTGGGCGCCTTCTTTCAAACTAGGCCCCCAAAAATCCGCTTTGGCAAATCTTCCAGCGGACGAGGCCAATTTTCCGGCGACATCCTGGCTGAGAAACCTGTTAACTGAAAATGTCACCCAGCTCATGCTTAATAGCTTGCTGATTCGCCAGGCAAGCCCACCGGGACAGGGGCGTAACTTCAAGGCTGACGGATCAAATTTACCTTGGGTAATTGATCGATTAAAAAGTACCGATGAGAATCGCTTTACGCACTGGATATCCCATTTGCGTACGGCCTTGCCGGATCTTGAAAATGTCCGTACCATAGAACGGGAAGATGACAGGCATCGCTATTTGATGCTTGAATATTCCGGTGGCCTCAAAGTGCCTTCGTGGATGGCCTCAGACGGTACCCTGCGATTGATGGCGCTCTCCATCCCGGCCTATCTCCCCAATTTTTCGGGCATCTATCTTATCGAGGAGCCGGAAAACGGCATCCATCCACGAGCGGTCGATACGATGTTCCAATCCCTTTCATCGGTCTATGACGCCCAAATTCTCGTGGCAACACATTCACCGGTTGTGCTCAGTTTAGTAGAACCCAGAAATGTTTTGTGTTTTGCCAAGACCGATCAAGGAGCCGTCGACATCGTCAACGGTGATGAACATCCGGCCCTGAAGGATTGGAAAGGGGAAGCTAATTTGGGCGTTCTGTTTGCAGGCGGGGTGTTGGGATGA
- a CDS encoding DNA translocase FtsK — protein sequence MKKEITGIFFFFMVVFSLISLISFDPADPCLFFKTGGVGKVNNLFGVFGANFSGILVGLFGIGAFWVPFLFLLGSLLFFGKHSGQALLPLTAGGFLLVLTTGSLLALKQEHYALFGNRFSAGGIVGIPLKSFVVHYSNPAGGSIILLLVWLIGFIMATGFSVVAFYRRCKSANGAFFDRAATTLIKLKERRQKKAKLRIVLKEEKKKKKQKTIRIKTPDPRPVPKPVPKQAVFEFMKSDAGFSLPSVNFLDDPKPRPQSTNEENLRMQSRLLEKKLEDFGVHGKVVTVTPGPVITTFEYEPAPGVKINRIVGLSDDLALALRAISIRIVAPIPGKAVIGVEIPNADRETVRFKEMVLSPSFQETKSALTLCLGKDIVGNPVSAGLERMPHLLIAGATGTGKSVALNTMICSLLYQLTPDQVKLIMVDPKRIELSMYDGIPHLITPVVTDVKKATNALFWAVREMEHRYELLSQMKTRNIEQYNRKIVKSPPPAPPEGADEPAEPLKPLPYIVIIIDELADLMMVASRDVEVALTRLAQMARAAGLHLILATQRPSVDVLTGIIKANFPTRLTFQVSSKTDSRTIIDTNGAESLLGNGDMLFLPPGTARLQRIHGAYISEAELTRVVEFLKKQQPPDYDKSVIQAPAKAAEENGEKEYDERYDDAVALVTQAGQASISMVQRHLRIGYNRAARIIEMMEQEGIIGPQDGVKPREVLARSYDDMS from the coding sequence ATGAAAAAAGAGATTACCGGTATTTTTTTCTTCTTCATGGTAGTGTTCAGCCTGATCAGCCTGATTTCCTTTGACCCGGCTGATCCCTGCCTGTTTTTCAAGACCGGTGGGGTCGGCAAGGTCAACAACCTGTTCGGCGTATTCGGCGCCAATTTTTCCGGTATTCTCGTTGGTTTGTTCGGCATCGGAGCATTCTGGGTGCCGTTTCTTTTTCTTCTGGGCAGTCTCCTTTTTTTCGGCAAACATTCCGGCCAGGCGTTGTTGCCCCTGACCGCCGGCGGATTCCTGCTGGTTCTCACCACCGGCAGCCTGCTGGCGCTGAAGCAGGAGCACTACGCCCTGTTCGGCAACCGATTTTCGGCCGGCGGCATCGTCGGTATTCCGCTCAAGTCTTTTGTGGTGCACTATTCCAATCCTGCCGGCGGCTCCATCATTCTGCTGCTGGTCTGGCTGATTGGCTTCATCATGGCCACGGGTTTTTCCGTGGTGGCCTTCTACCGGCGCTGCAAGTCCGCCAACGGGGCCTTTTTCGATCGCGCGGCCACGACGCTGATCAAATTGAAGGAGCGCCGCCAGAAGAAGGCCAAACTGCGCATTGTCCTGAAAGAAGAGAAAAAGAAGAAAAAGCAGAAGACCATCCGGATCAAAACGCCGGACCCCCGGCCCGTGCCCAAACCGGTGCCCAAGCAGGCGGTGTTCGAATTCATGAAAAGCGATGCCGGCTTTTCCCTGCCCTCGGTCAATTTTCTCGACGATCCCAAGCCCCGCCCCCAGTCCACCAATGAGGAAAACCTGCGCATGCAGTCCCGCCTGTTGGAGAAAAAACTGGAGGACTTCGGGGTTCACGGCAAGGTGGTCACCGTTACCCCGGGACCGGTGATTACCACATTCGAATACGAACCGGCGCCCGGCGTCAAGATCAACCGCATCGTGGGACTGAGCGACGACCTGGCCCTGGCCCTGCGGGCCATCAGCATCCGCATCGTGGCCCCGATTCCGGGCAAGGCGGTCATCGGCGTGGAGATTCCCAATGCCGATCGCGAAACAGTACGCTTCAAAGAGATGGTTCTCTCCCCGTCATTCCAGGAGACCAAGAGCGCCCTGACTCTGTGCCTGGGCAAGGACATCGTGGGCAACCCGGTTTCCGCCGGACTTGAGAGAATGCCCCACCTGCTCATCGCCGGGGCCACCGGTACGGGCAAGAGCGTGGCCCTGAACACCATGATCTGCAGCTTGCTCTACCAGCTCACGCCGGACCAGGTGAAACTGATCATGGTGGACCCCAAGCGCATCGAGCTCTCCATGTACGACGGCATCCCGCACCTGATCACCCCCGTGGTCACCGACGTGAAAAAGGCCACCAACGCCCTGTTTTGGGCCGTGCGCGAGATGGAGCACCGCTACGAACTGCTCTCCCAGATGAAAACCCGCAACATCGAGCAGTACAACCGCAAGATCGTTAAATCGCCGCCCCCGGCGCCGCCCGAGGGTGCGGACGAGCCTGCGGAGCCACTCAAACCGCTGCCTTATATCGTCATCATCATCGACGAGCTGGCCGATCTGATGATGGTTGCCTCCCGGGACGTGGAGGTGGCCCTGACGCGCCTGGCCCAGATGGCGCGCGCTGCCGGCCTGCACCTGATCCTGGCGACCCAGCGGCCGTCGGTGGACGTGCTTACCGGCATCATCAAGGCCAACTTTCCCACCCGTTTGACCTTCCAGGTCTCTTCCAAGACCGATTCGCGCACGATTATCGACACCAACGGCGCCGAAAGTCTTCTGGGCAACGGTGACATGCTCTTTCTGCCGCCGGGCACGGCGCGCCTGCAGCGCATCCACGGCGCCTACATCTCCGAAGCGGAGCTGACCCGGGTGGTTGAATTCCTCAAGAAACAGCAGCCCCCCGATTACGACAAGAGCGTTATCCAGGCGCCGGCCAAGGCGGCTGAGGAGAACGGTGAGAAGGAGTACGACGAGCGTTACGACGATGCCGTGGCCCTGGTGACCCAGGCCGGCCAGGCCTCCATCTCCATGGTCCAGCGGCACCTGCGCATCGGGTATAACCGGGCGGCCCGGATTATCGAGATGATGGAGCAGGAGGGCATCATCGGCCCCCAGGACGGGGTCAAGCCCAGGGAGGTGCTCGCGAGGAGTTATGATGATATGTCCTGA
- a CDS encoding zinc metallopeptidase, whose protein sequence is MPDDDRVDRKKPLVTVIPFGQTPVIAAKVIAAHISGYLNMDAETLPSMPIPPDALDGERLQYNAARIIETLEAADMTNAFKIVALFDVDLFIPLFTHVFGEARQNGRVAAISLYRLSIHADGSCPPSDRILERAAKIALHEMGHLLNLLHCADPLCLMNFSDTVDNLDQTPFNFCRYCRRSLHRALASP, encoded by the coding sequence ATGCCAGACGACGACCGCGTGGATCGCAAAAAGCCGCTGGTGACCGTGATTCCCTTCGGCCAGACGCCTGTTATTGCCGCCAAGGTGATCGCCGCGCACATTTCCGGCTATCTGAACATGGACGCGGAAACCTTGCCGAGCATGCCCATCCCCCCCGACGCCCTGGACGGCGAGCGGCTGCAATACAACGCCGCCCGGATCATCGAGACCCTGGAGGCGGCGGATATGACGAATGCGTTCAAAATTGTCGCCCTTTTTGACGTCGATCTGTTCATCCCCCTGTTTACCCATGTTTTCGGGGAAGCCCGGCAGAACGGGCGGGTTGCCGCGATCTCCCTCTATCGCCTGTCCATCCACGCCGACGGATCTTGCCCGCCATCTGACCGGATCCTGGAGCGGGCCGCCAAAATCGCCCTGCACGAAATGGGGCACCTGCTGAACCTGCTGCACTGCGCCGATCCCCTGTGCCTGATGAACTTTTCCGACACAGTGGACAATCTGGACCAAACACCATTCAATTTCTGCCGCTATTGCCGGCGGTCGCTGCACCGGGCTTTGGCCTCCCCCTGA
- a CDS encoding sigma-54-dependent transcriptional regulator — protein MQIMIVDDERIIRESFFHWFQKSGHTVETAASGAEALDKLTQAPFDLLFVDIKMPGMDGIELLAAVKERYPETLVVIITAYGSIESAVNAMKIGATDYLVKPFKPDQLSLVMEKVAQHQKRSSEYNYLKGRLEKITRFDNIIGQSAAMTAVFEMIAEVADSDASVLLAGETGTGKELIARAIHAKSPRANLPFIAINCGAIPDTLLESELFGHQKGAYTGATHDRKGFLEVVGGGTLFLDEVGEISPKMQVDLLRVLEDKTVTRVGSRRPVSVDFRLVTATSRDLDAQIDAGHFREDFYYRINVIQIDIPPLRQRKADIQLLADHFLKKLCHETTKRVDRISPRALQLLEAYDWPGNVRELENAIERAMVLSKSRMLDEADFAFLQPPGKAAAHGPALRDMEKHHILDILDQYGWNITQAAKALGINRVTLHKKIRRYQLKAGSRDNQ, from the coding sequence ATGCAGATCATGATTGTCGATGACGAAAGAATCATCCGGGAATCCTTTTTCCACTGGTTCCAGAAAAGCGGGCACACGGTGGAAACGGCGGCATCCGGCGCCGAAGCGCTGGACAAGCTTACCCAGGCTCCGTTTGACCTGCTCTTCGTGGACATTAAGATGCCCGGCATGGACGGTATCGAACTGTTGGCAGCGGTGAAGGAACGCTATCCGGAAACCCTGGTGGTCATCATCACGGCCTACGGGTCCATCGAATCGGCCGTCAACGCAATGAAAATCGGCGCCACCGATTATCTGGTGAAACCGTTCAAGCCCGACCAGCTTTCCCTGGTCATGGAAAAGGTGGCCCAGCACCAGAAGCGTTCATCCGAATACAACTACCTGAAGGGACGGCTGGAAAAAATCACCCGGTTCGACAACATCATCGGGCAGTCGGCAGCCATGACGGCGGTTTTCGAAATGATCGCCGAGGTGGCCGACAGCGATGCATCGGTGCTTCTTGCCGGGGAGACCGGCACCGGCAAGGAACTGATCGCCAGGGCGATTCATGCCAAGAGCCCGCGCGCCAACCTCCCATTTATCGCCATCAACTGCGGCGCCATTCCCGATACCCTCCTGGAAAGCGAACTCTTCGGGCACCAGAAAGGTGCCTATACCGGCGCGACCCACGATCGCAAGGGGTTTTTGGAGGTGGTCGGCGGCGGAACCCTCTTCCTGGACGAGGTCGGCGAAATCAGCCCCAAAATGCAGGTCGATCTGCTCCGGGTGCTTGAAGACAAAACCGTCACCCGGGTGGGCAGCCGTCGCCCCGTATCGGTCGATTTCCGGCTGGTGACGGCAACCAGCCGGGATCTGGATGCCCAGATCGACGCCGGCCATTTCAGGGAGGATTTCTACTACCGCATCAACGTGATTCAAATCGATATCCCCCCGCTCAGGCAACGCAAAGCCGATATCCAGCTGCTGGCCGACCATTTTTTAAAGAAACTGTGCCACGAAACCACGAAACGCGTGGACCGCATCTCTCCCCGTGCCCTGCAGCTCCTCGAGGCATACGACTGGCCCGGCAACGTCAGGGAACTGGAAAACGCCATCGAACGGGCAATGGTGCTTTCCAAATCGAGGATGCTCGACGAAGCGGACTTCGCCTTTCTGCAGCCGCCCGGAAAAGCCGCCGCCCATGGCCCCGCCCTGCGCGATATGGAAAAACACCACATCCTCGATATCCTGGATCAGTATGGATGGAACATCACCCAGGCGGCCAAGGCCCTGGGCATCAACCGGGTCACCCTGCACAAAAAAATCCGGCGCTACCAGTTGAAGGCCGGCAGCAGGGACAATCAATAG